The nucleotide window TACTGACCCAGATAGAATTACTTTCTGGTCCTACCAGCTTTTCTACCCGATGTCGCATTTCCTTGGCGGCTTTATTGGTAAAAGTAATGGCTAATATTTGAGAGGGATAGGCCTTTCCCTGTTCTATAATGTAGGCAATTCTATGGGTTAGCACCCGAGTTTTTCCCGATCCAGCCCCTGCTAAAATCAGCAGGGGTCCTTCGGTATTCTCTACCCCTTGCACCTGCTGAGGATTTAGTCCCTGTAAAAGATTTGACATATTGATACTCCTTTCTTTTGTTACGATGAAATATATAAGGTTTTGATTTTTCTATGAAGTTCATGATTATCTATAGTCTTACCATAATAAACCTGAGATTTATCAAAGGATGACAATATAAAAAGAGGAATAATTTATTCCTCTTTTTATATTAGTATACCATAATTTTATTGAGAAAATATAATCCCTATTGGCCAACAGGTCATCTTTGATAAAGAAAATATTTTCACAAAGGGCCAATGAAGCAATAGAAGCCTTTGCCATAGAACACGCAAGAATCTTCCCCTCATGTGCTTTTTCTTGTCTTTTTTGTAGCATTCTATTGATTTTATCTGAAAAACGTTGTAATATGTTATTGATAATCATTATCATGAATTTATACTAGGTATTAAAGTAGAAAGGAAGATTTTTATGAATAATGTTTCCTTAGCACTTCTTAAACCCTGCGAGGTGGGGAGAATTCAGGAAATTTCTGGTGGACGTTCGGCTAAAAAAAGGTTATATGAATTAGGGTTAAATACAGGAACCCAGGTTAAAATGGTGAAAAATGATCTTGGACCTGTCATTTTAAACGTCTCAGGATTTAAATTAGCCTTGGGACGAGGTCTGGCTAATAAGATTATTGTTGAAAAATAGTTTTTATTCTATAACCATTATTGATAATGGCTATCCTTAGAAAGGAAGTATTATATGAATATAATCGCACTAGTAGGCAATCCCAATAGTGGAAAAACCACTTTATTTAATGCATTGACAGGCTCAAATCAACATGTGGGCAATTGGCCTGGAGTTACTGTAGAAAAGAAAGAAGGAAAAATCAAATACAACAACAATGAATACAATGTAGTGGACTTACCTGGTACCTATAGTCTCGGAGCCTATTCTGAAGATGAAATTGTTGCTCGAGATTATATCTTAAAGGGAAATCCTGATATCGTTATTAATGTAGTGGATGCTACCAATCTAGAAAGAAACTTATATTTAACTACACAATTATTAGAAATGGGTACAAAAGTTGTACTGGCTTTAAATATGATGGACGAAGCCAAGGCAAAAAATATTAAAATTGATTTGGAGGCTTTATCTAAAAATTTAGGAATACCGGTTGTTGCAACAGTGGCATCTAAAAGAGAAGGATTAGATGGATTACTAAAGAAAGCAATCTCCTATTTTGATAATGACTATTCTCATAAAAATATTGATTATGGTGAAAATATTCGTAGAGAATTAGATCATATAAAGAGCCTACTAAATGGCTCTACTTTTGATTATCCTACGGATTGGATTGCTATAAAGCTTCTAGAAGGTGATCAAGATGTTATAAGCCACGTGGAGAAAAAAACCTCTTCAGATCTAAAGAATAATTTTGAGCAAATCAAAGAGTTATCCAGTGATTTTGAGTTCGAAATTGTTGATAAAAGGTACAATTTCATTGGTACAGCTGTAAAGTGTAGTGTTGCTAGACCTATGGAAGATAAGGAAACTTTTACAGATAAAATTGATAAAATAGTCACCCATAAATTCTGGGGACTACCTATTTTTGCAATCATTATGTTTATGGTATTTCAATTAACCTTTGTAATAGGGCAAGATGTTTTTGGTGAATTTGTCGCTAATTTTATTGAAGGCATAGGAAATTATTTATCTATATTTTTAGAAGCTATTCATGCACCTGCTTTATTAAGCTCTTTTATCATTGAAGGAATGTTTGGAGGAATTGGTGCTGTATTTGAATTTATTCCATTAATTGTAGTCCTTTATTTCTTTATAGGTATATTGGAAGATACAGGTTATATGGCACGTGCTGCCTATGTTATGGATGGGATAATGAGAGCCCTGGGGCTTCATGGGAAAAGCTTTATCTCCATGATTGTAGGATTTGGATGTAATGTTCCAGGGATTATGGCCACGAGAACTCTAGACAGTAAAAAAGATAGAATGATTGCCATTCTAATTAATCCTTTTATGTCCTGCGGTGCAAGATTACCTATTTATCTAGTGTTTATTGCCGCTTTCTTTCCTAATCATGGAGGTATAGTGCTATTTTCATTATATGCTTTAGGAATTCTTATGGCTTTAATCATGGGTAAGGTGTTTAGCAAGACTTTATTTAAAGGGCAATCCTCAGATTTTATTATGGAATTACCACCCTATAGATTCCCTTCCTTTCGATCAGTAGTTAGAGATATGTGGGATAAGGTTTGGGATTTCCTTCACAGGGCCGGAACGGTTATCTTTGTGGTTGTTTCTTTATTATGGGTATTGTCAATATTTCCACTAGGTGTAGAACAATATAGTCAAGAGAGTTTATTAGGTAGAATTGGAACTTTAACTGCTCCTATATTTGCTCTTGCAGGATTTGGCACTTGGCAAGCTTCTGTTAGTTTATTTGCAGGAATTGCAGCCAAGGAAGCCGTAGTGGCCGTATTAGGTATGGTATATGCTGGAGTTAGTGAAGGAACAGAACTAGTTAGTGCTCTTCAAGGAATATTTACTCCATTAACCGCTATGGCCTTTATGGTTATGACCCTATTTTATACTCCATGTGCAGCTGCTTTAGCTACTGTAAAAAAAGAAACAAATTCCAATAAATGGGCTATTTTCATGGCCATTTATACCTTTGTCATAGGTTGGGTTGCCGCTGTTTTAGTTTACCAAGTGGGCACACTCTTAGGATTTTAGGAGATGAGAACATGCTCAAAGATGTACTGAGAGAAATTAATGAATTAAGTGGATTCTCTAAATCTACAATTGCTAAAAACTTAAATATTCCTCAAGGGATGGTAGATGACGTAATCAATCAATTAACTCGTATGGGATACCTAGATGAGATTGTGGGTTCACCTAGTTGTGATACCCCTTGTCATTCCTGTCCCTATTCTAGAAGTTGTAATACCCCTCCCGTTAAAATGTACAAGATTTCCCCTAAGGGGGAACAATTACTAGAAAGTACAACCTAATCCTGATTCTCTCTATCTCTATGTAAAATAAAGTGGCATTGTAAAAGCCTTTGGAAAATTTTCTTCCAAAGGCTTTTATGATTTTCAGTATAGACTTTATATATTTCTTGCTATATCATAGGCATCCCAAATGGCTTTCATTACATTTTCTGGATGGTCAGCATCTCCTATTAGATGAACATTATCGGCTTTAGCTTGATCATACAACCTGTTATCGCTAATATATCCTACAGATACTACCATATGGTCTGCTTTAATTTCTGACTGTTCTGGAATACCCTGTGGTCCAACAGCAAACATTAATTTTGCCCTATTGGCTATATTGGGATAGTTCTTTACAGTAGTTGTTATATATGCAGTGCCATCTTCGTACTTAGTTACTGTGGATGACTTCATTACATTTACTTTATAATAATCCAGCATTTCCATAAGCATATTATAGTTTGCTGCAGATAAACCAAATGAATTGAGAATGGTGTCTGAGGCTTCAACAACAGTAACTTTTTTGCCTTCTTTCCCCAGGTCGCAAGCAATTTCAATACCGGTCAATCCGCCACCTACGATGACTACATTTTCTCCCTTGATCTCTGTATTTAATAATGTATCTACGGCATATGTTACATTTTCTGAATCAAATCCAGGAGTATCTAGTTTGCGTTCTTTGGCTCCTGTAGCAATGAATACTTCATCATACTTATTTTCTGCCATAAATTGTTCTGTGATCTCTGTATTATAATGAATATCTATATCTTCAACCTGTTTAATATACCATTGTAATAAATGACGATCATCTTCTTTATAATCAAAGGCAGCTGCAGAGATGAAAGCCCCTCCTAGTTTGTCGGTTTTTTCATATAAATCTACTTTATGACCTCTTAAAGCACATACTCGAGCAGCTTCCATACCAGCAAGTCCACCGCCAATAACTAAAACTTTCTTTTGCTTCTCGCCCTTTCCAATATCATATGAAAGTTCTCTTCCACAGGCTGGATTAACCGCACATGAAATATCTTTCCCTTGGAATATTCTAGCAAGGCAACCATTATGGCAACCGATACATGGACGTATATTCTCTAAATCTCCTTGGGCGAATTTATTGGCTAACTCGGCATCTGCTAATAATGGACGGCCCATACCCATCATATCTATTTCGCCTTTTGATATCACCTCATTGGCCAAATCTGGATCATCAAATTTACCTGCACAAATTACAGGTACTGAAACATGTTTTTTAAGAGCTCTTACGTCTTCAAGATTACATGCCTTTGGCATATATACAGGTGGATGAGGCCAGAACCAGGAATCATAGGAACCATTATCACAATCAAGGGCATCATAACCTGCTTCAACAAGTTTTTGTGCAACTACAATACTTTCTTCAAAATCTCTACCAAATTCTTCAAATTCTTCCCCTGGGAGCGCTCCTCGATTAAAACCTTTCATATAGCTTCTTACACTATAGCGTAGTAATACAGGGTAGTCATCTCCACATTTTTCCTTGATGGCTTGCACAATTTCTGTGGGAAATCGCAAGCGATTCTCAAGGCTTCCCCCATATTCATCTGTTCTATGATTGGTATTGGCTATTGTAAATTGATCCAATAAATATCCTTCATGTACAGCATGTATTTCTACACCATCAATCCCCGCTAATTTACAGGCTAGAGATGCGTTTGCAAACATTTCAATATATTCATGAATCTCTTCTTTTGTCATTTCACGGTTTTTCTTTGTAGGATCCCATACATTTTGAATCTCACAGGCTGCTGGATCAGATGCATGAATACTTGAACGTCCAGATAAAGCTGTAATTTGCACTACAACTTTTGAACCATATTTATGAACTCCATCTGCTAAATATTTTTGTTGCTCTACATATTTGTTAAATCCTTCACCTTGGTCTCCAGGTCCTTTTCCCTTTGGAAACCAAGAAACTGGGAGTAATCCTGTTACAATTAATCCAGTGCCTCCCTTTGCTCTTTCAATATAATAGTCTGCACCATCTTTGGTATATGCACCATTTGGCCCCATCAATCTTGGAGAAAACACACCCATAGCCATCATTGCAATACGATTTTTCACTTCCATACTTCCAATCTTAATGGGAGAAAACAAAGCTGAATAGTGATTAGACATGATCAACACCCTTTCTAATGGTATTTAATTAAGTAACATAATCACATTCACCGAATATGATTATGTTTATATTATAACATAACATTTAAGAATATGTTATAATATTCACAACTTTTTTTAAAAATTTGCATGGATGTATAAAGTAGGATAATATAAATAATAAAATTAATTGAAGAAGGTTAGGGATTTACATGAAAAAATTAACAACAAGGGATATTCAATCTCTAAAGACCAAAACAAATATAAGAGAAGCTGCCAATTCATTATTTTCTACAAAGGATTATGATAAGGTTAAAGTTGTGGATATCTGTAAGCGTGCTGGAGTTTCAACAGGTGCCTTTTATCATTATTATCATTCTAAGGAAGATATTATTAACGATACCTATAATGAATTTGATCTATATGCAGAGGAAGAAATGAAAAATAGAACCTTTGATTCAAGAACAGCTGCCATTCTATTTTTATTATATTTTGAAGTTAAATCCATTGTAGATAGAGGTTATATTTTTACTAGCTGCTATTTTAAAAATCAATTGACCAATAAAGAAAGAAACATCATTAACAAAGATAGGTTTTTCTATAAACAATTGTTAAAAGAAGTTACAGGGGCCATAGCAAATGGTGAGATTAAATATGAAAGTGCAGAGAAACTCACTGATTTTTTACTTCGAATAACTAGAGGATCCATTTATAATTGGTGTCTTCATTCAGGAAATTATAATTTAGTTGAACAAACCACTGAAGATATCCAGTTCATATTAGAATCCATTAGATAAAGCATGGGACAAGAAGAGCGAATTAAACTCTCCTTGTCCCATGCTTTTTTTAAAAACCAATATTGATAGCAATTACTAGAGATATAAAGGCAATAACAAAGAAGATAAATAGTAAAGGGATAATAAATTTATACCATCGGTTAATGGGCACTTTCCCATAATTTAAAAATATCAATAAAGTACCATAGCTAAACCAAAACATATTGGTAATTCCATCACCAAATTGGTAAGCCAAGACAGCCGTTTGAGAGGAAAGTCCTAAACTTACAGCTATGGGTACTAAGATAGGACTGAGTAAAGCACCTTTTCCACTACCTGAAGGAATTAAGCCATTAATAAAACTTACAATAATGACAATACCGATAGCCGCGATTAGAGGAGAAGTACCCTTAAGTAGTTCAGTGGTGGAATAAATGATGGTCGCATTAATATTGCCAGCCTCTAGTATCCAATAAACCCCCCGAGCCACTCCCACAATCAGTGCTCCTGCAATGGCACTTTGGGCTCCTGTAATAAAAGCATCTGAAATATCTCCAGCTTTCATTTTTCCAATGAAGCCAGCAATAATACCCGATAAAAAGAATATAGCCGAAACATCATCTATAGACCATTGCACCCCATTGATTCCATATTTCATCCCGATAACTGTTAAAATCATTGCCCCTAGGATAGTTAGGAGAACAAGAATTTGTGGGGTAGTCATCTTATCGGAGGATACATTGCCGGCATCAATACTAATGTCGGAAACATCTATATCCGCCACCAGGCTTTTCCTTGAATCTTTACGAGCTTTATTGGCATAGATCACAATATACAAAATACTTACTGCTGTAACCACAGCCCAAACGGTTATACGAAATCCAAGCCCTACAAATACATCACTACCTTCCGGCAGGATCCCTATTTTTTGAAGAATTCCGTTACTTACCCCAACGGTATACAAATTGGTTGGTCCTGCCATAAAGCCGCCCATAACTCCAACTACACAAACGGCAACGGCCGTCATACTATCATAGCCCAATGCCAACACCACAGCAATGACAAGGGGGATAAAAGGAATCAACACCTCAATCCAACCCAAAAAGCCTCCAATTGCTGAAAATACAGTAATTAAAACTACTAAAAGCATGGTTTGGGAGGATGCACCAAATTTATTGATCATAGCGGAGATTCCAGTATCAATGGCCCCAGTTTTTTTGTAAATCTCTAAAGCTCCTCCCACAACTAAAATAAGAATCATAATATTAGCCGAGTCCTTTAGTCCATAAGGAATGGCTCTAAAGATATTAAAAAAGTTATCAAAGTTAATTTTATTTCTGGGAAGCGCTGTATATACACCATCTGTCAAGGTACCAGGTGTTATAATAAAAGTAATGAGACCACAGATAAAAACAACACAAAATATTAATACAAAGGGATTAATAGCTATAGGCTTTCTTTCTTTTTTCATATGATTTCCCCCTCCTCCTTTATTATAGGTCAGCATACATGAATCCCCTAAAATTACTAAGCTATTCATGTATACCTACCTTTTACTCTTATTTTTCTTGATTGGCAAGTTGGGTAGTCAGTGCTAAATAACCCAAAATACCTTCTTCCATCATGGATATATCAATATTATCCTCAGTAGTGTGGCAAAGCTTAATTTCTGCCGGTGAATAGCCAATACATTTAACACCTTTTTTCGCATAGTGTCCAGTGTCTGTAGCAAAGGCCCAAGGTTTCGTTTGAATAGAACGTCCTACAGTTTGCTCTAAAACCTTTTTGCATTGTTGCACATAGGGTTCATGAGCACTAACACTAAAGGGAGGTTCCCCCTGAAAACCTTCTCCTTTAAATCCGGTATATGTCGTTAAGGGAAAGTAAAGGGACTTTAGTTCCACTTGAATCCCCTCCACATGACATGCATCAACGACTTTCTGAATTTTTCCTAATACCACTTCTTCAGTATCCACAGTAGATTGACGATAGTCTATGTACACCACCACTTCATTGGGAATGATATTGGTGCCTTTTTCCGAGGAAGTGATATTGGTTACTGACATAGTAGAAGGGCCAAACAATTCATCTTTACCCATTTCCATGGTTTCTAGCTCTACTAAGAATTTCCCAAGGAAATCAAAGGGATTTTTCCCTACATGAGGAATAGAAGCATGACAGGACTTTCCTGTTATTGTTACAACTGCACAAAGTCTACCTCGACAACCGATAGCTAAATCATTTTCCGTTGCTTCACCAATGATGGCATAATCTGTAAGCTTATAATGATCTCGGGTTTGCATCATGGCACCAAACCCAGCGATTTCCTCACTGACCACACCAGCTACCACAATATCCCCTTTGGGCAAGAGTCCTGCTTCTTTCAACATAATAGGTGTATAGAGTTGTATGGCAAAAGTCCCCTTGGTATCAGAAGCACCCCGTCCCCAAATCTTTCCCTCTGCAATAGCCCCACTATAGGGAGGGTATTTCCATTTTGTAGCATCCCCTGCATCTACAACATCTAAATGACAATTTAAAGTGACAGAACTACCGCCACCAGTGCCTTTGATTGTACCAAATACACTTCCATATTTATCTACTACAACTTCGTCATAACCCAAGACTTTCATTTTGTCTACAACATATTGAGCGAACTCACCCTCTTGGGTAGATTGGGAATTAATCTGGATCATCTCTGAAGCTGTTTTGGTAATTTCATCTTTATATTGCTGAGTTAAATCCCTAAACTCTTGGTTCATTTTATAGCCCCTTTCTTTATTGTTAAGATAGCTTACTAAGCTGGATTCCTATATAAATTAAATAGTTTTCAAAGCCTTTTCAAACTCTTCAATTAAATCCTGCGTACTTTCCAGTCCTACAGAAATCCTTAATAAGCCCATAGTGATTCCTGCTTTTTCTCTTTCTTCCTCGGGCATCCCCCTATGGGAAGTCTTAGCAGGGTATGACATAGAAGTAGAGAAACTGGCCAGGCTAGGAAGGAATTTGATGCTTTCCAAGGAACGGATAAGATCAAAGGCTGCCTTTTCTCCTCCTGCTAAATCAATACTCATCATCCCTCCATATAAATTATTAAAGAAGGTTTCCTTTGCAATATCATGGGTGGAGGAGGATTGTAATCCTGGATAATATACTTTTCTTACTTGAGGCTGTTTTTCTAAAAAGGTTGCCAATTTCATAGCATTTTCTGAATGCTGTTTCATCCTAAGCTCCAAGGTTCGCAAGCTTCGAATGAGAATCCAGGCATCAAAGGGGCTCATGGTGGGACCATATATGCTAGCTGTTTGATGAATTTTCTCCATAGTGTTTTTATCTGAAACTACAACCCCTCCAATCACATCACTATGTCCACAAATATATTTCGTGGCACTATATACCACAATATCTGCCCCTAGTTTTAAAGGCTGACATATGACAGGAGTAGCAAAGGTATTGTCTACAATTAATTTTGTCCCATGGCTATGAGCCATATCGGCATATTTTTGAATATCCAAGACATTCATCAAAGGGTTAGATATAGTTTCCATGTAAACTAATGTAGTGTTTGATCGAAAATATTTCTCAATATCATCCTTCTGGAAGTCCAGAAAAGTGACTTCAATATTTAGTTTTTTCAACTCGTCTTTTA belongs to Irregularibacter muris and includes:
- a CDS encoding FeoA family protein, producing the protein MNNVSLALLKPCEVGRIQEISGGRSAKKRLYELGLNTGTQVKMVKNDLGPVILNVSGFKLALGRGLANKIIVEK
- a CDS encoding TetR/AcrR family transcriptional regulator, whose translation is MKKLTTRDIQSLKTKTNIREAANSLFSTKDYDKVKVVDICKRAGVSTGAFYHYYHSKEDIINDTYNEFDLYAEEEMKNRTFDSRTAAILFLLYFEVKSIVDRGYIFTSCYFKNQLTNKERNIINKDRFFYKQLLKEVTGAIANGEIKYESAEKLTDFLLRITRGSIYNWCLHSGNYNLVEQTTEDIQFILESIR
- a CDS encoding M20 family metallopeptidase, whose amino-acid sequence is MNQEFRDLTQQYKDEITKTASEMIQINSQSTQEGEFAQYVVDKMKVLGYDEVVVDKYGSVFGTIKGTGGGSSVTLNCHLDVVDAGDATKWKYPPYSGAIAEGKIWGRGASDTKGTFAIQLYTPIMLKEAGLLPKGDIVVAGVVSEEIAGFGAMMQTRDHYKLTDYAIIGEATENDLAIGCRGRLCAVVTITGKSCHASIPHVGKNPFDFLGKFLVELETMEMGKDELFGPSTMSVTNITSSEKGTNIIPNEVVVYIDYRQSTVDTEEVVLGKIQKVVDACHVEGIQVELKSLYFPLTTYTGFKGEGFQGEPPFSVSAHEPYVQQCKKVLEQTVGRSIQTKPWAFATDTGHYAKKGVKCIGYSPAEIKLCHTTEDNIDISMMEEGILGYLALTTQLANQEK
- a CDS encoding YfcC family protein, which codes for MKKERKPIAINPFVLIFCVVFICGLITFIITPGTLTDGVYTALPRNKINFDNFFNIFRAIPYGLKDSANIMILILVVGGALEIYKKTGAIDTGISAMINKFGASSQTMLLVVLITVFSAIGGFLGWIEVLIPFIPLVIAVVLALGYDSMTAVAVCVVGVMGGFMAGPTNLYTVGVSNGILQKIGILPEGSDVFVGLGFRITVWAVVTAVSILYIVIYANKARKDSRKSLVADIDVSDISIDAGNVSSDKMTTPQILVLLTILGAMILTVIGMKYGINGVQWSIDDVSAIFFLSGIIAGFIGKMKAGDISDAFITGAQSAIAGALIVGVARGVYWILEAGNINATIIYSTTELLKGTSPLIAAIGIVIIVSFINGLIPSGSGKGALLSPILVPIAVSLGLSSQTAVLAYQFGDGITNMFWFSYGTLLIFLNYGKVPINRWYKFIIPLLFIFFVIAFISLVIAINIGF
- a CDS encoding trans-sulfuration enzyme family protein → MRKEFMTKLTHLGNKMPDSVSPPKVLPIYMSSVFSFDDVETLDAVYAKEAEGYVYSRMSNPVHDSLAEMMAAIEEGQDARVYSSGMAAITMSIMAHVKAGDHIIADRVLYGGSFQFLKDELKKLNIEVTFLDFQKDDIEKYFRSNTTLVYMETISNPLMNVLDIQKYADMAHSHGTKLIVDNTFATPVICQPLKLGADIVVYSATKYICGHSDVIGGVVVSDKNTMEKIHQTASIYGPTMSPFDAWILIRSLRTLELRMKQHSENAMKLATFLEKQPQVRKVYYPGLQSSSTHDIAKETFFNNLYGGMMSIDLAGGEKAAFDLIRSLESIKFLPSLASFSTSMSYPAKTSHRGMPEEEREKAGITMGLLRISVGLESTQDLIEEFEKALKTI
- the feoB gene encoding ferrous iron transport protein B, which encodes MNIIALVGNPNSGKTTLFNALTGSNQHVGNWPGVTVEKKEGKIKYNNNEYNVVDLPGTYSLGAYSEDEIVARDYILKGNPDIVINVVDATNLERNLYLTTQLLEMGTKVVLALNMMDEAKAKNIKIDLEALSKNLGIPVVATVASKREGLDGLLKKAISYFDNDYSHKNIDYGENIRRELDHIKSLLNGSTFDYPTDWIAIKLLEGDQDVISHVEKKTSSDLKNNFEQIKELSSDFEFEIVDKRYNFIGTAVKCSVARPMEDKETFTDKIDKIVTHKFWGLPIFAIIMFMVFQLTFVIGQDVFGEFVANFIEGIGNYLSIFLEAIHAPALLSSFIIEGMFGGIGAVFEFIPLIVVLYFFIGILEDTGYMARAAYVMDGIMRALGLHGKSFISMIVGFGCNVPGIMATRTLDSKKDRMIAILINPFMSCGARLPIYLVFIAAFFPNHGGIVLFSLYALGILMALIMGKVFSKTLFKGQSSDFIMELPPYRFPSFRSVVRDMWDKVWDFLHRAGTVIFVVVSLLWVLSIFPLGVEQYSQESLLGRIGTLTAPIFALAGFGTWQASVSLFAGIAAKEAVVAVLGMVYAGVSEGTELVSALQGIFTPLTAMAFMVMTLFYTPCAAALATVKKETNSNKWAIFMAIYTFVIGWVAAVLVYQVGTLLGF
- a CDS encoding FeoC-like transcriptional regulator, whose protein sequence is MLKDVLREINELSGFSKSTIAKNLNIPQGMVDDVINQLTRMGYLDEIVGSPSCDTPCHSCPYSRSCNTPPVKMYKISPKGEQLLESTT
- a CDS encoding oxidoreductase encodes the protein MSNHYSALFSPIKIGSMEVKNRIAMMAMGVFSPRLMGPNGAYTKDGADYYIERAKGGTGLIVTGLLPVSWFPKGKGPGDQGEGFNKYVEQQKYLADGVHKYGSKVVVQITALSGRSSIHASDPAACEIQNVWDPTKKNREMTKEEIHEYIEMFANASLACKLAGIDGVEIHAVHEGYLLDQFTIANTNHRTDEYGGSLENRLRFPTEIVQAIKEKCGDDYPVLLRYSVRSYMKGFNRGALPGEEFEEFGRDFEESIVVAQKLVEAGYDALDCDNGSYDSWFWPHPPVYMPKACNLEDVRALKKHVSVPVICAGKFDDPDLANEVISKGEIDMMGMGRPLLADAELANKFAQGDLENIRPCIGCHNGCLARIFQGKDISCAVNPACGRELSYDIGKGEKQKKVLVIGGGLAGMEAARVCALRGHKVDLYEKTDKLGGAFISAAAFDYKEDDRHLLQWYIKQVEDIDIHYNTEITEQFMAENKYDEVFIATGAKERKLDTPGFDSENVTYAVDTLLNTEIKGENVVIVGGGLTGIEIACDLGKEGKKVTVVEASDTILNSFGLSAANYNMLMEMLDYYKVNVMKSSTVTKYEDGTAYITTTVKNYPNIANRAKLMFAVGPQGIPEQSEIKADHMVVSVGYISDNRLYDQAKADNVHLIGDADHPENVMKAIWDAYDIARNI